One stretch of Punica granatum isolate Tunisia-2019 chromosome 5, ASM765513v2, whole genome shotgun sequence DNA includes these proteins:
- the LOC116208703 gene encoding serine/threonine-protein kinase RIO1-like: MQEAMAKQEKPEGELRAANEGREDDVFDDEEEDEVSWSSDSEIGDALDWLDLKDGTGAEAADGAFAPSARRPNAHGGLQSRPNASTLQPLSNRSQKLSNHIRASPLEEWEGRVNVGMSSSVTASIRESVRNSAIGKTRTHDKADRATVELAIDDRTRMVLFKMLNRGVFHDINGCISTGKEANVYHATRSDGQELAVKVYKTSVLIFKDRDRYVQGDYRFRHAYSKHNPRKMVKTWAEKEMRNLMRLKAAGIRCPSPLQLRLHVLVMEFIGKAGWAAPRLKDADLSLDKLREGYLEMIMAMRTLYQKCKLVHGDLSEYNILYFEDHLYIIDVSQAVDLDHPHALDFLREDCLHVSDFFRKHGVAVMTIRELFDFIVDPSITDDSIDAYLEEVQQKIRSRGDVVSTEDEIADSVFIQSFIPKTLEQVTNVEADVIRLTSGKDTADMYYQTITGLKQAFRSQDDLEAQRAQEKTDNQDGKGEAEEETESEDGDEEELESEGSEGTEFQHVPAVVDKKTARKENKKKVKEEKREARKNKVPKAVKKRREKLAKSHKR; the protein is encoded by the exons ATGCAGGAAGCAATGGCAAAGCAGGAAAAACCGGAAGGAGAATTGCGGGCAGCTAATGAAGGTAGAGAGGATGATGTTTTTGATGATGAAGAGGAGGATGAGGTATCATGGAGCTCGGATTCTGAGATTGGGGATGCGTTGGACTGGTTGGACTTGAAGGATGGAACCGGCGCTGAAGCCGCGGATGGTGCCTTTGCCCCGAGTGCGAGGCGTCCTAATGCTCACGGAGGCCTCCAGTCTCGTCCCAACGCCTCCACCCTTCAGCCTCTCTCTAATAGGAGCCAGAAGTTATCCAATCACATCCGTGCTTCTCCGTTGGAG GAGTGGGAAGGAAGGGTGAATGTTGGCATGTCGAGCTCCGTGACAGCTTCCATTCGAGAAAGCGTTAGGAATTCGGCTATCGGCAAGACCAGAACTCATGATAAAGCCGACCGTGCAACTGTTGAGCTG GCCATTGATGACAGGACCCGAATGGTTCTCTTCAAAATGCTGAATCGTGGAGTATTTCATGATATTAATGGTTGCATCTCGACTGGGAAAGAG GCAAATGTTTATCACGCAACAAGATCTGATGGACAGGAATTGGCAGTGAAAGTCTACAAAACTTCAGTCTTGATTTTCAA GGATCGAGATCGGTATGTGCAAGGGGACTATCGCTTTAGACATGCATACAGCAAGCATAATCCTCGAAAAATGGTGAAGACATGGGCCGAAAAAGAAATGAGGAATCTTATGAG ACTAAAGGCAGCTGGAATCAGATGTCCCTCTCCACTTCAACTGAGATTGCATGTTCTTGTCATGGAATTTATAG GAAAGGCAGGATGGGCTGCACCTCGTCTTAAGGATGCTGATTTATCCTTAGACAAGTTACGTGAAGGCTATTTAGAG ATGATTATGGCGATGAGAACATTGTATCAAAAGTGCAAGCTGGTTCATGGAGATCTGAGTGAATATAACATACTTTATTTTGAG GACCACCTCTATATAATTGATGTCTCACAAGCGGTGGATCTTGATCATCCACATGCTCTTGACTTCCTGCGTGAAGATTGTCTTCATGTTTCT GATTTCTTCAGGAAACATGGGGTTGCTGTCATGACTATTAGAGAGCTTTTCGACTTTATTGTTGACCCGTCTATCACTGATGATTCCATCGATGCTTATTTGGAAGAG GTCCAACAGAAGATCCGGTCTAGAGGAGATGTGGTATCGACCGAGGATGAAATTGCGGACTCTGTTTTCATACAG TCGTTTATACCTAAGACGTTAGAGCAAGTGACAAATGTAGAGGCAGACGTGATACGACTAACGAGTGGGAAGGACACGGCAGACATGTACTACCAGACTATAACAGGACTGAAACAGGCTTTCCGGAGCCAAGATGACCTAGAAGCTCAACGTGCGCAAGAGAAGACGGACAACCAAGACGGTAAAGGAGAAGCGGAGGAGGAGACTGAATCGGAGGATGGGGACGAAGAAGAATTAGAATCAGAAGGAAGTGAGGGGACTGAGTTTCAGCATGTTCCAGCCGTGGTAGATAAGAAGACAGCCAGGAAGGAGAACAAGAAGAAGGtgaaagaggaaaagagggAGGCAAGGAAGAATAAAGTGCCGAAGGCTGTAAAGAAAAGGCGGGAGAAGTTAGCGAAATCCCACAAGCGGTAG